A stretch of the Ostrea edulis chromosome 9, xbOstEdul1.1, whole genome shotgun sequence genome encodes the following:
- the LOC125658293 gene encoding neuropeptides capa receptor-like yields the protein MLGVVNFTRQGEHHASYVNMNVNVSQSSGYENQSGELPDANQQDTVFIIRRYALPLICFLGILGNSLSAKAFLGPGLKHASCSMYLAVRCISDNGFILTLFTAWLDFVHVRLFHTEAICQMVVFLSYLCSFISVWCVVFVTIENYVRICHHTHVNRFCTIKVARYSLLTCFLVALLLYNFALWGTQVQRHGNQNYCLTKEMFIQLEQIMTYIDTALTLVIPLLIILILMLMIMISSVDAHKRQIRLNSAAAQNNNVESRRRILPHSKVTRLLSSVTVMFLILHTPLHVIRIKVLFEHVLHENRNSVSDMDRTLQHVFVTMYYLNYSVNCVIYLVCGENFRKVFLDSFCWFCKIRNTEFEVEAERFSNVGMTSSLILDKDEETTIQ from the coding sequence ATGTTGGGCGTTGTAAATTTTACCAGGCAGGGTGAACACCATGCATCTTACGTCAACATGAACGTGAATGTTTCGCAAAGTAGTGGGTACGAAAACCAGTCGGGGGAGTTACCGGATGCTAATCAGCAGGACACTGTGTTCATCATTCGTCGTTATGCACTTCCGCTGATATGTTTCCTAGGAATTCTTGGAAATTCTCTATCGGCAAAAGCATTCTTGGGACCAGGATTGAAGCATGCCTCTTGCAGTATGTACCTAGCCGTCCGATGTATTTCCGATAATGGCTTTATTTTGACACTATTTACCGCCTGGTTAGACTTTGTACACGTACGTTTATTCCACACTGAGGCAATCTGTCAAATGGTTGTATTCCTTTCATATCTTTGCAGCTTTATATCCGTTTGGTGTGTTGTCTTTGTGACCATCGAAAACTACGTCCGGATCTGCCATCACACCCATGTTAATCGTTTTTGTACTATCAAAGTCGCCCGTTATTCATTGCTTACATGTTTTCTTGTAGCGCTCCTTCTTTACAACTTTGCACTTTGGGGAACACAGGTACAACGTCATGGCAATCAAAATTACTGTCTcacaaaagaaatgtttattcaGTTGGAGCAGATAATGACGTATATCGACACTGCATTGACTTTGGTCATTCCATTGCTCATAATTCTTATTTTGATGTTGATGATCATGATCAGTTCTGTCGATGCtcataagcgacagattcggtTGAATTCGGCCGCTGCCCAAAACAACAACGTGGAATCCAGAAGACGAATTCTCCCCCATTCCAAAGTGACAAGATTATTATCGTCCGTTACAGTCATGTTCCTTATTTTACACACACCTTTGCACGTTATTAGAATCAAAGTGTTATTCGAACACGTGCTCCATGAGAATCGAAACTCTGTAAGCGATATGGATCGCACGCTTCAACATGTATTTGTCACCATGTACTATTTGAATTATTCCGTCAATTGTGTTATATATCTTGTCTGTGGAGAGAATTTTCGCAAGGTGTTTCTTGATTCTTTTTGTTGGTTTTGCAAAATTCGGAATACAGAATTCGAAGTGGAAGCGGAAAGGTTTTCGAACGTCGGGATGACATCGTCACTTATCCTGGACAAGGATGAGGAAACAACCATTCAGTGA